A stretch of Vigna angularis cultivar LongXiaoDou No.4 chromosome 4, ASM1680809v1, whole genome shotgun sequence DNA encodes these proteins:
- the LOC108330915 gene encoding uncharacterized protein LOC108330915, whose amino-acid sequence MQDAIGIPACFSSALKSSDDHTTVTRSGQSVHMSVYRTKIADHCRLITVTWCKNLMLHGLSVSVEGPEGEAQYSCKVELKPWYFWRKQGSKRFLVHGNKAVDVFWDLKAAKFNGETEPTAEYYVAVVCEQEVVLLVGDLRKEAYRRTGCRPALIDPILISKKEHIFGKRKFSTRAKFEEKGRCHEISIECKNKSDIGGESPSSGVQVQPEMEIRLDGHVMIHVKHLQWKFRGNESIHLNKMRVEVYWDVHDWLFSPGLKHALFIFKPVLSSMLSMSVSSSSPPLSLSSTSTPLSTQTGSSGSLEGFSVNESSEFFLFLYAWKVE is encoded by the coding sequence ATGCAAGACGCAATTGGGATTCCAGCTTGCTTCTCTTCGGCTTTGAAATCAAGTGATGATCACACAACCGTGACCCGTTCAGGCCAGAGCGTGCACATGTCCGTCTACAGAACAAAGATTGCTGACCACTGCCGCTTGATCACCGTCACATGGTGCAAAAACTTGATGCTCCATGGCCTCTCAGTCTCAGTGGAAGGCCCAGAGGGGGAGGCACAGTACAGCTGCAAGGTCGAGCTCAAACCATGGTACTTTTGGAGAAAACAAGGTTCCAAGCGGTTCCTCGTACACGGTAACAAAGCCGTTGACGTTTTCTGGGACCTTAAGGCTGCGAAATTCAACGGCGAGACGGAACCAACCGCGGAGTACTACGTTGCAGTGGTGTGCGAGCAAGAGGTGGTACTCCTGGTGGGTGATTTGAGGAAAGAAGCGTACAGAAGAACCGGGTGCAGACCAGCACTGATTGACCCGATTCTGATTTCGAAAAAAGAGCACATCTTTGGGAAGAGAAAGTTCTCGACAAGAGCGAAGTTTGAGGAGAAGGGTAGGTGCCATGAGATCTCAATCGAGTGCAAGAACAAAAGCGACATCGGAGGGGAATCGCCGTCAAGTGGGGTTCAAGTTCAGCCAGAGATGGAGATAAGATTGGACGGGCACGTGATGATCCACGTGAAGCACTTGCAGTGGAAGTTCAGAGGGAACGAATCAATTCATCTGAACAAGATGAGAGTGGAAGTGTATTGGGATGTGCACGATTGGCTCTTTAGTCCTGGTTTGAAACACGCTTTGTTCATTTTTAAACCTGTTTTATCATCCATGTTGTCCATGTCTGTGTCATCATCGTCGCCACCGTTATCGTTGTCGTCAACATCCACACCATTATCGACTCAAACGGGGAGCTCTGGATCCTTGGAGGGGTTCAGTGTAAACGAATCATCGgaatttttcttgtttctatATGCTTGGAAAGTTGAGTAA
- the LOC108330910 gene encoding manganese-dependent ADP-ribose/CDP-alcohol diphosphatase: protein MVSSNGQATTQPRFSFGLISDVQYADISDGRSFHGVPRYYRHSILVLQRAVKEWNTHQKHMFVINFGDIVDGFCPKDQSLGTVQKVVDEFEKFKGGPVYHMIGNHCLYNLPRSKLLPLLKIQSLDGRAYYDFSPVPEYRFVILDAYDISAIGWPQDHPKTLEAEKILREMNPNEDKNNPDNLEGPERRFVMFNGGLGKEQIEWLDGVLLDATILNQKVIVCCHLPLDPGAASKATLLWNYDKVMNLIHRYNCVKACLAGHDHKGGYSIDSHGIHHRVFEASLECPPGTNAFGYIDVYDDRISLIGTDRMESTEMHFNPPS, encoded by the coding sequence ATGGTTTCTTCCAACGGACAAGCTACTACGCAACCACGTTTTTCTTTCGGATTGATTTCTGATGTTCAATATGCGGATATTTCTGATGGTCGCTCATTCCATGGTGTTCCACGGTATTATAGGCACAGTATTCTTGTTTTGCAGAGAGCAGTTAAAGAATGGAATACTCATCAGAAGCATATGTTTGTGATTAATTTTGGAGATATTGTTGATGGGTTTTGTCCCAAAGATCAATCTCTTGGTACTGTACAGAAAGTTGTGGACGAATTTGAGAAGTTCAAGGGGGGACCTGTGTATCATATGATTGGAAATCACTGCCTATACAATCTCCCTCGCAGCAAGTTGCTTCCTTTATTGAAGATCCAAAGTCTTGATGGCCGTGCATACTATGATTTTTCACCGGTGCCTGAATATAGATTTGTAATTCTGGATGCCTATGACATCAGTGCCATTGGTTGGCCACAAGATCATCCCAAAACATTGGAGGCCGAGAAAATCCTTCGGGAGATGAATCCAAATGAAGATAAGAACAATCCAGATAATTTGGAGGGGCCTGAAAGAAGGTTTGTGATGTTTAATGGGGGTCTTGGAAAGGAACAGATAGAATGGTTAGATGGTGTTCTCCTGGATGCGACAATATTGAATCAGAAGGTGATTGTCTGTTGCCATTTGCCTCTAGATCCTGGTGCGGCAAGTAAAGCAACACTGTTGTGGAATTATGATAAAGTAATGAATTTGATACACAGATACAATTGCGTTAAGGCCTGTCTTGCAGGGCATGATCATAAAGGTGGATACTCCATTGATTCTCATGGGATACACCACAGAGTTTTTGAAGCTTCTTTGGAATGTCCTCCTGGTACCAATGCATTTGGATACATTGATGTCTACGACGACAGGATATCACTCATCGGAACTGACAGAATGGAAAGTACAGAGATGCATTTTAACCCCCCAAGTTAA